A genome region from Maniola jurtina chromosome 22, ilManJurt1.1, whole genome shotgun sequence includes the following:
- the LOC123876683 gene encoding gustatory and odorant receptor 24, translating into MSLFTTNIMYPTKYIPNGYATQMADKPKNKIIFLDITPARTPHMKSPSANSIHPLRNNLIEPQINRDIIYENIKPVFFLLRVLGVLPISRPAPGVNQFQIASPSMLYSFACYICLIGYVLYLSLHKVQILRTAEGKFEEAVIEYLFTVYLFPMLLVPIMWYETRKIAEILNGWVEFEVCYKKLSANVLPVKLYKKALAIAVIIPILSTSSVVITHVTMVDFKVMQVIPYIFLEILTYILGGYWYLLCETLSVCASVLAEDFQRALRHIGPAGKVAEYRALWLRLSKLARNTGIANCYTFTFVNLYLFLIITLSIYGLLSQISEGFGVKDIGLAVTACCSIFLLFFICDEAHYASQNVRTNFQKKLLMVELSWMNTDAQTEVNMFLRATEMNPSQISLGGFFDVNRNLFKSLLATMVTYLVVLLQFQISIPDDSHTDNMENEERPFNYTTGTTESTTATTTLATTILATLARKKKKN; encoded by the exons ATGTCTTTATTTACGACCAATATTATGTATCCgacaaaatatatacctaatggTTACGCGACTCAAATGGCGGATAAACCaaagaacaaaataatattccTCGATATCACCCCAGCTCGGACGCCGCACATGAAATCTCCATCAGCCAATTCCATACATCCTTTGAGGAATAACTTAATTGAACCGCAGATTAACCGAGACATAATCTATGAAAATATTAAGCCCGTGTTCTTTTTGTTGCGGGTTTTGGGCGTATTGCCTATTTCGAGGCCGGCGCCGGGAGTAAATCAATTCCAGATCGCATCCCCTTCCATGCTTTATTCTTTTGCGTGCTACATTTGTCTCATCGGTTATGTGCTCTATCTTTCTTTACACAAAGTCCAGATTTTACGCACGGCTGAAGGTAAATTCGAGGAGGCCGTCATTGAATACCTTTTTACCGTGTACCTTTTTCCCATGTTACTGGTTCCTATAATGTGGTATGAGACACGCAAGATCGCTGAAATTCTGAATGGGTGGGTCGAATTTGAG GTATGCTATAAAAAGTTATCTGCTAACGTACTTCCTGTAAAGTTGTATAAGAAAGCTCTGGCAATAGCTGTAATAATCCCCATACTGTCCACCAGCTCTGTGGTCATCACGCACGTCACTATGGTAGATTTCAAAGTGATGCAAGTTATTCCATATATTTTCCTGGAAATTCTGACCTATATTCTTGGAGGATATTGGTATCTTCTATGTGAAACATTGAGCGTATGCGCTAGTGTGCTGGCTGAAGATTTTCAAAGG GCGCTCCGTCACATAGGACCTGCAGGAAAAGTGGCGGAATACCGTGCCCTGTGGCTGCGATTAAGCAAATTGGCTCGAAACACCGGCATCGCGAACTGTTACACGTTTACCTTTGTCAATCTTTACCTTTTCCTTATAATCACCTTATCTATATACGGCCTCCTTAGTCAAATCTCAGAAGGCTTCGGCGTGAAAGACATTGGGCTGGCGGTGACCGCGTGCTGCAGCATTTTTCTCCTGTTTTTCATCTGTGATGAGGCGCACTACGCATCTCAAAAC GTTCGTACTAATTTCCAAAAGAAACTACTGATGGTGGAATTGTCGTGGATGAACACGGACGCACAGACCGAGGTGAACATGTTCCTGCGAGCCACCGAGATGAATCCCTCGCAGATAAGCTTAGGCGGTTTCTTCGACGTCAACCGGAACCTATTCAAATCG cTCCTAGCTACAATGGTGACTTATCTCGTCGTACTACTGCAGTTCCAAATCAGTATCCCCGATGACTCACATACAGATAACATGGAAAATGAAGAAAGGCCATTCAATTATACTACTGGGACAACTGAATCTACCACAGCCACCACCACTTTAGCTACTACCATCCTGGCAACACTAGCtaggaagaaaaagaaaaactag
- the LOC123876684 gene encoding uncharacterized protein LOC123876684, with product MDLISEEYIKAVINDIAITLNLKEWVYSKQNFEHIAQNYFGVLIPINLNGKSDLGNLNVPLVLKLAPTDERYRISGAVTIFFAKEIFVYTKVLHKYHEIQKAFPLFSQFVMPKCYYVRDDYCKELIALQNMCVDNYKPFVNSMFLDINHTRVALISLARFHALSYIFENQDGRLYDMAKEFCVPITEKTNKRFMDILVDRLEKALIKFDNTDFVPLLKALKHNCVSIIESAADSVKSLCLCHGDIWKENILFKYEDNLPTSACIIDYQTTRICSPAFDVLYLIITSTTSSLRKKHFRYFLDIYHQTFDQTLKYANLNSEEIYSREMLDYDLKIVGPVCLIVANTAIWLASGLQEEGHVKSKIVLTTEAEKSKAVTQYKNIISGIIKDLADCKYLSKYCDLIS from the exons atggATCTAATTTCTGAAGAATACATCAAAGCAGTTATCAACGACATTGCAATAACACTGAACTTAAAAGAATGGGTTTACAGCAAACAAAACTTCGAACACATTGCTCAAAACTACTTCGGTGTCCTAATCCCGATTAATTTAAATGGGAAAAGTGATCTTGGGAATTTAAATGTTCCACTGGTATTAAAATTGGCACCGACGGATGAAAGATATCGCATCAGTGGTGCAGTAACAATTTTTTTCGCCAAAGAAATATTTGTTTACACGAAAGTTCTACATAAATACCACGAAATACAGAAGGCTTTTCCACTATTCTCTCAATTTGTTATGCCGAAATGTTATTATGTGCGCGATGACTACTGTAAAGAATTAATAGCGTTACAGAATATGTGTGTAGATAATTATAAACCATTTGTTAACAGCATGTTTTTAGATATAAATCATACAAGAGTGGCTTTAATATCATTAGCCAGGTTTCACGCATTATCCTATATTTTCGAAAACCAAGACGGACGCCTTTATGATATGGCTAAAGAATTTTGCGTGCCAATAACTGAAAAAACAAATAAACGATTTATGGACATTTTAGTAGACAGGCTTGAAAAagctttaataaaatttgataaCACTGATTTTGTTCCCTTGTTAAAAGCTTTGAAACACAACTGTGTTAGTATAATTGAATCAGCTGCCGACTCTGTAAAAAGTTTATGCCTTTGTCATGGGGATATATGGAAGGAGAATATACTTTTTAAATATGAG GACAACTTGCCTACTTCAGCATGTATAATAGACTATCAAACAACAAGGATTTGCAGCCCTGCATTTGATGTGCTATACCTAATCATTACTAGTACTACTTCAAGTCTgagaaaaaaacattttagatattttttggaTATATATCATCAAACATTTGATCAAACTCTTAAGTATGCAAATCTAAACTCTGAAGAAATATATTCTAGGGAAATGCTGgattatgatttaaaaatagTGGGACCAGTTTGTCTCATAGTAGCTAATACAGCTATTTGGCTAGCAAGTGGACTACAGGAAGAAGGTCATGTAAAGAGCAAAATAGTTTTAACCACAGAAGCAGAAAAATCAAAGGCTGTGACAcagtacaaaaatattataagtggCATAATAAAAGACTTGGCAGattgtaaatatttaagtaagtactgtGATTTGATCTCTTGA